The genome window CGTAAATATGCTCTGTTCATCATTTAGCATATTGTTGATTGTTTGATTGATTGTTGATGTTTCCTCTCTTACCAGTTCTCCGCCCTTCAGTCATCTTGTATTCATGCCTCTCCACTTGACAGTGCCTATTCACAACTCCTCCATCTACCCATGTGATAATTTGTTCTATCGCCAGACTTTCGTAAGGAAGTCAACTCTGGACAGAGCATTATTCTCACCTTCACGACTTCCGGAGAACTGGCCTCCTTGAGAGGGGTCCCACTGGTTCGACACATACTTCTGTTTCCCCATTTAAGGGACAGCTGAAAGCCAACAAAATACGAgacgaaaagaaaaaggaataTGAAACTTTAAATCCCCAACAATACTAGATATTTACGGAGCAGTCGAGCTACTGCTCACTCGAGACTGGCTGCGGGACATGGGCACGGATTATCTATGTCAACCCAAAGAAGCCATGTGGTAGTAAATGGTGGGTCTCCTTAAAAATGTACAGACTAACTATCAGTACACCACACCGTACGGAGTCACAAGTATTAAAGAATTAAATCCACTGCGACCAGTCTCGAAATTTCTTTTCATCGACTGGTCTGTATCGAGTGTTTCTATCTTCGAACCTCAAAGACTGAATTCCCCGATTCGCCAGGGTTACCCACTACTACATGTGGATCGTAATGGCACTATGATTTAGGTCCCTGATGAAACATGCTATTCCTGGGTGACGGCTTACAGCTCCCGATCGGTTCTTATACTCTTCACCCTAATCCCATTCATGGACGCCTTAGCACCGCGTTCAAAAACTGGCTGGCTCTCTCGTCAGCTTGCGATTTGAGAGGCCTTCTTCCGGTCGATAGCAACATCAGTGATCACATTGGGCACCAGTTTGGCAGTGACGATGTTCACACCCCGCATAGACTATATATCACGTTTACTTGGATTCTAGGCTAGACCCTGCCCAGACTCCGAGATCGGAGTGACGTTGGTGTTATCGAACCGACGGAGTTGGGCCATCTGTCCGGTGACATCTGTGACAGGATATGCACATCTCGCTGCATACTTTGAGATTTGGGGATGAGCAGCCGACAAATTTTGAGCTTCGTCAGAGCCATTCTGATATAGTCCCCACTGAAGCTGGTCACCATAGGCGACTTTCTCAGCTTATCGATCTTCTGTCCAGTATGGTCAATGATGTCGCGCCTTGCTAGTCATGAGAGGCATGGTTACGAACGGTGCAGATGTACTGTTATACGCGGTAGCAACAACCTCTAACGTCTAAAGGAACTGCAAAAAAATTTAAGCGCTGGAACCAGCGAGTGGTAATGGAGCCATTCGGAAATGCCTCGGGCTTTGAATCAACCGATTCAAGCTACAAGGAATTTATTGTTCTCCATGAATCTCGACTTTTGCAAGGATGGTAATCTGGATTTCGGCCATTCCGATATGTCCTAGTCAATATCTGCTTGTACTAATTACGACGAACATAGCAGAGAACAAGCTGGACTAGACATCTTCCGACTTGCCCCTTGATGTGGTGACCTCGGATAGGAAGCTGCTGATCTCAGAGTAGATGATTTCATTTAAGAGCCCCTATTATGGTGCCAGGCACACCACTGAAGATTCGGTATTTATGGGATCCGTAACTGGTTGCTGGAATGAACAGGGATGATTTAGCCGAATGCTCATATATACGTGGGCTCAAGCCAAGAATCTAGCTGTCTATAGGGCGTCAAACGATGCCGATAGCTCCAAGCCTCCAACGATTTCGAGATACCTCTTCACTTTGGGGGATCATCTCTCAATGCGTATCTATTGCTATTTGTTGCTCACTGATACCTCTTGTGTCAGCAAGCATGACAGTTGGGCTTCTAACTGTTGTATCTACCTTATGCTACCTACTGGTAGAGTCGATAAGCGAAAATGCCTTTCttcgtttttctttttactCTTTTTATCTCTCTAAACTCGAGGTAGCTGTCAGTGTTGCATGACGGTTTTATGAGAGATGGAAGACTTCTGCCTCTTGGTTGCTTTGGTGAGCTAATCCGTGGCCTGGGTTCGGCACTATTTCGGCCAAACTCGACATGAGACGATGGATCTGCAGATAATGTCACGATTATTATTGCAGAAGGGTGCAAGGTGTTGGGTGCCCTGGAGCAGGCGACGTAACACTTGAGCCAGGGCCTTAATTAGGAAGAACAAGGTATGCTTTAATCTAACCAGATACAACGTTGCAATCTCGAAAAGGATCACGAACAGGGGTATGTGTCATTCAAGCATTGGATGCCTATTGATAGTTCTGGCATCTCGTCTCTAGCTTATTTGAACATTCTAAGATGAAGATGTTGATGTTGCCCCTGCAATTGCCAAGAAATCAGATGGATGAAGATCGAAGGATCCACGAACAGAAAGGTTGAGGCTTGCAGTCTCGATTGATGAGATATGCGTACAGAAGTCGGCATTGAGCGGATGGTCTATTAATAGTGAATGTGGTACTCCGTGATGCTCACCTTGCAACGCCACTAATTAGCTTTAGGCGCTGAATATGCTCACATCTTTGAGACGCTTTCTACGGGCCTCCACAGTCACATCGATCGATTAATTGACCCGTCAATAACACTGCTTCCCCCACTTCCTCCGAATTTAACCTCTTCCCCGCATCAATCATAACGTACCTGTTGATAAAGGTCGGTGAAGTACGGATAGTTATGGAGAAGGTACAGTTTCAAGATCAGAAGGGAGGTCTCCATGATCTTGGTGCAGTCGAATCTGGTGAGGCTGCCTCCAGCCATTCCCGCTGCAACCGACCGGCATCACATTTCCTGCGACGTTCCTTAATGGTCATATCGCTTGGATTCGCCCTTTTTAGTGTTCTTAACTGGCTCCCTACACCTGTCCCTAAATTCTTCTTGCATTCATGTCGTCCTTCGTCGAAAAGGCTGGATGATGGCTTCTCTGTTTCGCCCTTCACGGGGGGTGATGTGGTGCCACTGACGGAGAAcaagcctgaggcatcagTGGGCGACAACAAAGTTCTGCTGGAAGCTCACGTCATGAGCAAATGCCCAGACGCCCGTGATTGTCTGCAAAAATTGGTAGTACCTGCCATGGAGCAGATCAGTGATAAAGTAGACTTCGGATTGGCATTCATTGCAAGGTACGCTAGTGCAAGACCTTCCTCCCCGGAAGATGCAACTGGTCCGCAGGCTGAGCAAACTAAAGTGTATCCAACAAATCTACCGATGTAGTATGCAAGCATGGTCCTGCTGAATGCATAGGCGACATGCTCATTCTCTGTGCTGCAAATCTCCCTTTCCCACCAGAGGGACGAAGCATGCCTCGCACCCCAACGATCCGCTCCCTGGGCTTCGCCAATTGTCTGATCAGTTCCTATGAGAAGATCCCAGAGCGCTCATTCGTCGAGCAGTGCGCTTTGGAACATGGCATCGATTTTGATGCCTTAAACGAGTGTGCCAGCCAGCAGAACGATGACCCTGGCCATCACGGAGGGGACAAGGATCCCCTTAGCGGTATCGCGCTGCTCCGCAAGAGTGCCCTGTACAGCGAGGCGCTTGGTGTCAGAACTAGCTGTACCGTCCGGCTAGATGAGCAAGTGTGGTGTGTTCGTGACGACGGCCTGTGGAAAGACTGTgcccaaggaggaagaggtagtCAGATTTCTGtccttgttgaggagatcgagaggATTTGGAGAGAGCGGAATTAAGTAATGGCTCGCGAATAACTTAATGTTGGAATTGATCTGATAATTTTGCCTCAGGGTCCATCATGACGCGTTAATGCTATTGTTCAATTCTAGGATACTGTTCAATTACTCTGCATTATTCTTTTTACAACACGGAATTATGTTTTTAAAAATAATGCTCTCATATTCACTATTGACTCTTCACATTGATTGAAACGTGTCAGGCAATAGATACATCTCAATGCAGTCAATACCTTTGAGTGAGCAATATAACAATATGAGGTAGAGAGACGTTGATTTGGCCAAAGATCCTGATATTCCTTTTTAGAAAAGCGACCCCATTGACAGAGGCCTGCCTTCAAAGGCTTCTGTTGTGTAAGGTCTTGACAGGCAGCTTCTAGAGCATAGAGTAGATTGCTCAATAAGGATGGATCCCAGAGCTTTGCCTCATTCTTCGTCCCAAGTTAGTTGCATCTGCTTCTCCCACTAGCCATGTGTGAACTGCGAGAAACACATCTCATCTGTAGAGTCTTCTTTCGCTTTCCACAGCCACCAAATCTCTCCTTTCATCTCATACCTGAGGTACGACCTCAACACCGCACTCATTTCCTTTCATGGAGCTAGTCTTCATCTAACTATTCGTTGCTTACAATCAGACCTGTACTCATTGCTCCTCTAGACTCACCAACAAACCTTCCCTAAGAGCATCTCTAAACTCAATGGCTTCGTCCTGGATGCAAGAAAACTCGTCCCCTAAGAGCAGCCGCCGTAGGGGAATTGACCTGCAAAAGAAGGTCGATGAGCTAGTGCACAAATACTTCAAGATCAAATGTCCCAGTCCCGCCCTCCGCGATATCCTCAGAAGCACTGAGAAATCCGATCTCCTCGTCAGCGCTGTCCGGCTTCAGGTTTCACTGGCCAGATGCCGCTCTCAGAACTTTAATGACGGTCAGATCACCATCTACGATAAAGCTCTGTTGACGTTGTCAAAAAATGGAAACGAGCCTGCGGAACTGAGCGTCCTTGAGCTCTACCTGACTGAGTATCTGGGGATTGTGCCTATTGCCAACACTTCGTACAGCCTGAATGTGGCCACTAAGCGTCTTGGGCTGCATCAGGCTTTGGCCAAGGGTTTGTCCACAGTAAATGttatctatttcttcacTCAATCATGCTAACCTGCAAGTTTGATGATTTCAGCGCCCTCATCAATGTTTCCCAACGCGGAGTCGACCAATTCTGAAGAGCCTACCCTGGAGTTGGATGGACAAGTCCCTGCCATTACCAATAGCAGCAGCGAACCGACAAAGGAGTTTGGCCTTCACTCAGAAGATACCAAAGGCTTGTCTGAAGACTTTTGCGAATCAAAGCCTGAAGGACAGAATGTTATTCTTGATAAAGCGGATACACGGAAACATGATCGCGAGAACGGGCGGAATGAACGAGCCCGCATGGCCGGCAAAGAGCCTATGAAGAACTACAATTCCAGCAAAGCAGATACGAAAGCTTCcctgaaaagaaaatggaaTGAAGAGAGCCTCCAAAGTCGAGTGGAGCGGCTTCTTGACGTCTTCTTCAAAGCCAGAGATGAGCACATCAACAGAAGACGACAGGAGACAGCAAGCGATCTAAACACTGTTCGATTTGTACGAGACTCAGCCGAAAATGCTCTGACATACCTCCGTGCCAACAATATGAAGGACCACGAGGCTATTCCGGACCTTGAAAGGTGGTTTGCCATCATGAGAGATAAAGCTATTGCTCTTACAGGTGGTCGAGGGCGCCATTTCGATGAGAAGCCTCCCCTGGCCCCCAAGTTCTTGCGCCCTAGGAAGCGTTCACGATTCCTGGTCGACTCTTACAGGCCTCAGAGGTCGAGTCCCGTGGGATGAATGTGATGCCTCTTCTTGACTTATGGTTTGTCAATCAATCATCCGTCGCACCGACGTTTGAGTGTTGACTATTGAGTCGCAGTGTGAAGACCGGATTATTCTCAGGCCACTGTCAATGACCAATATCCAAGACACAACACGAAAAAAGGCTGGCCCTTCTTCGTCCAGAGCTAAGTGATGAGTTCCCCGTGCCCCGATACTTTTGTAGAGGATGCCGGTGGATCTTAGCCGTGCAGCATCTGTCCTTGGCGCAAATCATCTCTCCTAGTGTATGCCACGTGCTCTGCCTTGTGCCTGTCTAACCCCCTGTACTTAATCCCACCAGGCTTAGACCTCCAATGTCAGATGACCTTACGATAAGTGCTAGAATCACATATCTTGGATATCTCTATCTGGCTTTCGAGATTTCCCTCGAATGGAAATGGATCCTTGATCCGGAAAACACGGACATTTCATACATCGATTACTCCGCAGATGGCCTCCTATCTTGAGCAGCCGACCGAGGCAGCCTCTTGTAGCTCCAGCACAGGGACACCGGTTAGCGCGCAGTATACTCCAGATTCCGGAACAACTGACAATGAAAATGCGTCTTCGAGTTCTGAACGGCCGCCAGCTGGGTTGTTGAGATTGCAAACGGACTTTCGCGCAGAAGCGGACACTAATTCCGACGATGAGGGCCAACATGAAGGCTACGATTCCTATGACGATCAGGAAGCGAAGCCCAAAGAGGCTGTAGGCGATGCAAGGTACACGACAGCGGAAGAAAAGCAAGTCGTGAAGAAGTTTGACCGCAAGCTGGTTCCATTCTTGGCCCTCCTCTACCTGCTCTCGTTCCTGGATCGTTCGAGTGAGTTGTTCACTGTTTCGGAACTGAAACAGTACATCAAATGGCTGACTGTTGCAGATATTGGAAATGCAAAAATTGCTGGGCTCATGGATGATCTGCGTCTTTCATCTTCACAATATGAATGGCTTTTAACAGCTTTCTACATCACGTATATCCTCTTTGAGTGGATGACCCTCATGTACCGGATCGTTTCTCCCCACATCTACATCTCCCTGTGTGTATGCGGATGGGGTCTTGTTGCATCCTTCCAGTCACTGGCTACTTCATTCAGCACCCTCGTGGTTCTGCGAGCCTTTCTAGGCATCACGGAAGCGGCATTTGGCCCTGGCGTGCCGTTCTATCTCTCCCTGTTCTACAAGCGGGAAGAACTCGCTTTACGAAACGGACTGTTTATCTCAGCGGCTCCCTTGGCGACTTCATTCGCGAGTAGTCTCGCATGGCTGATTGTCAAGGTCAGCAGTAATGGCCCCATTGCACCGTGGCGGACGCTTTTCCTGGTCGAAGGATTTCCCAGTGTGTTTGTTGCGGTCTTTGCGTGGATACTGATCCCTGACTCGCCTGAGAGCGCTCGTTTTCTTGAGCCCAGAGAGAGAATGGTAGCCAAGTTACGGCTGGGAGAGACCAGGTCCGACTATTGTGGGCCCGATTCCAGGAAGTTCAATTGGAGGGAAGTCGCCAAGGCGTTGTCGGATCCCAAATCTTATGTGACAGCTGTTCGTGGAAGTCATATCTCTCCAGCCTTGAGTTTAACTGACGTGCAGCTACTATAGTTTATGTTCTTCAGCTGCAATGTCGCTTTCAGCTCCATGCCTGTGTTCCTGCCCACCATCATAGAAGAGTAAGCCCTGGAATGAGTAACCCAGTTGATCAATGCACTCATTTTAACAGCATGGGCTactcctccctctccgctCAAGCCCTCTGCGCACCTCCTTACCTCATCGCCTTCATGGTAGTCCTTGCAACAGCATACCTATCCGACCGGCACAGAAGCCGCAGCCCCTACCTCATCGCCCACGCCCTGATTTCTTCATTCGCCTATCTCGCCATCGCGGCTACAGGCTACTACCATGAGCACCTATCCGCCGGCGTCCAGACCTTTATCCGATACGCCTGCGTCTACCCCGCCACGTCAGGCTTCTTCTCTGCCATCACCCTCATCATCACGTGGACGATGGACAACCGCGCCGCAAAGGAAGGCAAGGGAGCCAGCATGGCgatcctcaacctcatcgGGCAGTGTGGGCCGCTACTCGGGACGAGGCTGTACCCGCGCAGTGAGGGCCCGTGGTACGTACGCGGGATGGCGACGTGCTCTTTCTTCATGGTCGTGGTGGCTGTCCTTGCGATCGTGCTGAGAGCCATGCTGCAGAGGGGGGTTCGTGCAGCGGATCGGAAAGGAGATGCTGACGGTGAGATGGAAACGCGGCGGGTCCTTATGGATGGAAATCAGTTCAATCACAGTGTTGAAGAGAGATTTGTGAATATTCTATAAGACGAGTCCGTGTTTGCTGCTGCGTTTACGAGTCGGGTTGCTTGAAAGGCATGGTATGTATTGAGCCCAGATTAAATATTACTATTGATATATTTGCTAAGAAGCGTAAATAGAAATGAAGTTGCTTTATCGTATAAGCAAAGGACAAGGGTCATGTACTTTCGTCCCAGTGAGCCGATTACCCAAGGCATCAAAATGCAGGAAGATGCTTACTCCGAACCCCGGCAGTGATCAAGATCGCAGAGCTCACCACGCAGTATGACCACCATCAATGATCATCGTGCTGCCTGTCATAAAGCTACTGGCATCACTGAGCGCGAAGAGCGCCGCACCCCTGAACTCCTCCGGACACGCCAGCCGACCGAGCATATTCTCCGCCTCCCAGGTGGCTTTTGCAGCCGGATTCTGCTCAAACACTAGCTCGACCATGGGCGTGAGGATGTGTCCCGGACAGAGACTATTAACCCGGATCCCGCGCCGGCCCCACTCCATCGCCAGGGACCGCGCGAGCTGGATCACAGCCGCCTTGGACGAGTTGTACACGGGCGAGGTCATGCCCTTGTTGGCGATGAGCCCGCTCATACTTGCAACGAGCAGGATGGACCCCTTCTGTTGGTAATTGAACATCTGGCGTGCTGCTGCCGTGGCGGAGTTGAACACGCCGTTGTAGTTGATCTGCATGACTTCGTTCAGGGCCGACTGGGAGTGCTCCAGCGCGCTCTGCAGGTGGTTGATGCCTGCGGCGGCGATGAGGCCGTCCAGTCGCTTATCGCGGGAGGCGATTTCGGCGAAGACGTCGTTGACCTCTGGTTCGTTGCGCACGTCGATGCGTCGGTAGTCCAGCGCGCCGCCGTATTCCTTTTCGGCTTGGCCTTTGGCGGTTTCGAATTCCGGGTGTGGTTTCTCAAGACGATCTAGGCAGTATACTGGtttgagagagagagagagagagagagagagagagaggttAGCAGAGTGCACCGGCGTATCTGCTTGAGGTTGAAGTCGAGGAGAGATCTGTACCTTTGGCTCCGGCTTCCATCAGCGCTTCAGCCATGGCCAGCCCCAGACCTCTGCCGCCACCGGTGACGGCGTAGACGCGGTCCGCAAGATCAAACTCTTTGAATCGATGCGGTCTCATCCGGGGAAGCTTTCTTTGGATGTGTTGCTCATTGGTCGCGGTGGAATATGTTAATCGTAGGCATGGATGAAGCGAAGTGTATGGTAGCCTTAGCCGCGCTGCGGTCAGCGACCGCGTCAGAGTCAAAGACATGACTTAAAGTCAAGTTTTGTAGATTTGTGGATTAACTGAGTACAAGGTTCAGAGATAAGAGACAAATGACAAATGACCAGGTAAAATGTCAAAAGACTGGCAGCATACAATCGGACACTTAAAGATTCTACATACTCGAGATCTATGCTAGGAGAGTCCTAAGTTTATACCACTTGAGACAGCGGCATGATATCAGTTGCTacagaagaagcaaggcaGAGGGATAGAAAACAAAATGGCCTCGTGATGGCCCTGATGGAGTCTAGAAATTCTAGAGCTGCTCTCACGATGATACAATATGACCCAGACACTGGATCGCCTGGGAACAACCAGGGTACGATGACCCTGTTAATGCACGACAGGCGCCAAGAGATAGAGCTTGCCACAGCATTTGAGGCAACCGTCTCCAGTCAGGATCGTGACTTTTGTTACTTTTGAAAGATACTTGATTGCCGAAGACGGTAAAAGACGTGATCAGTAGATCGAAGGAATAGATGACCGTCCATGTTTCTTCCCGGAATGGCCCACCTGAGCTGCACGGGATGTCCAAAACTGGGAGTCCGAGACACTGGGCCTGGAGATACCACTCTCAGGTTGATTCCTGTATACCTCCGTATACATATCAACTATGAGTCCTGCTCCAGCAGGATGATCATGTCTTGCAAAACTGTACATTGTAATAATCCCTGAGCTCCATTGCAATTCATACTGAGCACATACGAGATCATACATGGGTTATCGACCAGACCCAGATGCGATGATTCGACTCGTGGCTCGGTGGTGACGTAGAGTATTGCGAATTGAGCTCCAGGAGTTTTCCCTGCCCCAGGAATGCCAAAGTGGGGCATTTATGGAGCATTACTGGCACGAAGAATCTCAGACCATTATCTAACGGGAATGAACTGATAAATTGATAAGGGCAGCATTTCATGTAGTAGAAGCTCTAGCTCTACTCCGCTCCAACATTTTGCGGAACGCAATCCCGTtcaatcatctccttcgGCTTTGGAGAGAGTGAGTAGACAGTATAGCGCCAAGTCATTGATATTGTTACTCATTTGTAGACCGATCCTTTAATCCTTCGGCTGCGAGTCTTCTCATCCTTACAAATTAGTGAAGTAATGTCACTGCAATTGAGGTAGAGCCTTCGAATCGTGTGAGGCTAGGTAGGGGTAGGCCAGGGGCCACCCTACCCTTGCATGTGTC of Aspergillus fumigatus Af293 chromosome 2, whole genome shotgun sequence contains these proteins:
- a CDS encoding GILT family protein — encoded protein: MEKVQFQDQKGGLHDLGAVESGEAASSHSRCNRPASHFLRRSLMVISLGFALFSVLNWLPTPVPKFFLHSCRPSSKRLDDGFSVSPFTGGDVVPLTENKPEASVGDNKVLLEAHVMSKCPDARDCLQKLVVPAMEQISDKVDFGLAFIASVSNKSTDVVCKHGPAECIGDMLILCAANLPFPPEGRSMPRTPTIRSLGFANCLISSYEKIPERSFVEQCALEHGIDFDALNECASQQNDDPGHHGGDKDPLSGIALLRKSALYSEALGVRTSCTVRLDEQVWCVRDDGLWKDCAQGGRGSQISVLVEEIERIWRERN
- a CDS encoding putative short chain dehydrogenase/oxidoreductase; this encodes MSLTLTRSLTAARLRLPYTSLHPCLRLTYSTATNEQHIQRKLPRMRPHRFKEFDLADRVYAVTGGGRGLGLAMAEALMEAGAKVYCLDRLEKPHPEFETAKGQAEKEYGGALDYRRIDVRNEPEVNDVFAEIASRDKRLDGLIAAAGINHLQSALEHSQSALNEVMQINYNGVFNSATAAARQMFNYQQKGSILLVASMSGLIANKGMTSPVYNSSKAAVIQLARSLAMEWGRRGIRVNSLCPGHILTPMVELVFEQNPAAKATWEAENMLGRLACPEEFRGAALFALSDASSFMTGSTMIIDGGHTAW